In Myxococcota bacterium, a single window of DNA contains:
- a CDS encoding CdaR family protein, which translates to MRIFDNMLYKIVSLLIACVLWAAAQGVTDVEQSLDVPIAVEKVPDNLVVVEESAHEINLRLVGSRAALRQASKTLQHYTVSLEGAKAGEARLAVNREELTVPRGARIAARSPSTVVYTLEPVVAKTVPVRADLAGELPAGLRLVRVSLEPKEIAILGAKSSVRNIREVVTDRIELARLRETAVLESSVALGYPHVWRKDPDGGPIRVTVEVEPAAGHSTGE; encoded by the coding sequence ATGCGCATCTTCGACAACATGCTCTACAAGATCGTGTCACTCCTGATCGCGTGCGTGTTGTGGGCCGCCGCGCAGGGAGTCACCGACGTGGAGCAGAGCCTCGACGTGCCGATCGCGGTCGAGAAGGTGCCCGACAACCTGGTGGTGGTGGAGGAGTCGGCGCACGAGATCAACCTGCGCCTGGTGGGCAGCCGCGCCGCGCTGCGCCAGGCCTCGAAGACGCTGCAGCACTACACCGTGTCACTCGAGGGCGCGAAGGCCGGCGAGGCGCGCCTGGCCGTGAACCGCGAGGAGCTCACGGTGCCGCGCGGCGCGCGCATCGCCGCGCGCTCGCCGTCGACCGTGGTCTACACGCTCGAGCCCGTGGTCGCGAAGACGGTGCCGGTGCGCGCCGACCTGGCGGGCGAGCTGCCGGCCGGGCTGCGGCTCGTGCGCGTCTCGCTGGAGCCCAAGGAGATCGCGATCCTGGGCGCCAAGAGCTCCGTGCGGAACATCCGCGAGGTGGTGACCGACCGCATCGAGCTCGCGCGGCTGCGCGAGACGGCGGTACTGGAGAGCTCGGTCGCCCTGGGCTACCCGCACGTATGGCGCAAGGATCCGGACGGGGGGCCGATCCGAGTGACCGTGGAGGTCGAGCCCGCGGCGGGCCACTCCACGGGCGAGTGA
- the cdaA gene encoding diadenylate cyclase CdaA gives MIPVVYAWLLDRWQTFSENFQPVRDTIDILVVAWVVYWLLMRIKGTRAAQMALGLLILVLAWRLASLLELATMSFLLDNFLSSGLLVLIVIFQSDIRRALTRVGRGVFGSTRTQEAHTIEEIVRACQALAQRRVGALVAIEREVHLDEFVEQGTPLDAELTRDLLIAIFLPYSPLHDGAVVVRRDRIATAGCILPLAMRATLHESLGTRHRAAVGVTEETDALVVVVSEESGKISLVAGGEIREDLDGPHLREALLELSGGGAREGEPEGEAETGEGEVKESRVAEVR, from the coding sequence GTGATTCCCGTCGTCTACGCCTGGCTGCTCGACCGCTGGCAGACCTTCTCCGAGAACTTCCAGCCGGTGCGCGACACGATCGACATCCTGGTCGTGGCCTGGGTCGTGTACTGGCTGCTCATGCGCATCAAGGGCACGCGCGCGGCGCAGATGGCCCTCGGGCTCCTGATCCTCGTCTTGGCCTGGCGGCTCGCGAGCCTGCTCGAGCTCGCGACCATGAGCTTCCTGCTCGACAACTTCCTGTCGTCGGGCTTGCTCGTCTTGATCGTGATCTTCCAGTCCGACATCCGTCGCGCGCTGACTCGTGTGGGGCGCGGCGTGTTCGGCTCGACCCGCACCCAGGAGGCGCACACGATCGAAGAGATCGTGCGCGCGTGTCAGGCGCTCGCGCAGCGGCGCGTGGGCGCGCTGGTCGCGATCGAGCGCGAGGTGCACCTGGACGAGTTCGTCGAGCAGGGCACGCCGCTCGACGCCGAGCTCACGCGCGATCTCCTGATCGCCATCTTCCTGCCGTACTCTCCGCTGCACGACGGCGCCGTGGTGGTGCGCCGCGACCGCATCGCCACCGCCGGCTGCATCCTGCCGCTGGCCATGCGCGCCACCCTGCACGAGTCACTCGGCACGCGCCACCGGGCGGCGGTGGGAGTCACCGAGGAGACCGACGCGCTGGTCGTGGTGGTGTCCGAGGAGAGCGGCAAGATCTCGCTCGTGGCGGGCGGCGAGATCCGCGAGGACCTCGACGGCCCGCACCTGCGCGAGGCGCTGCTCGAGCTCTCAGGCGGCGGCGCGCGCGAAGGCGAGCCCGAGGGCGAGGCGGAGACCGGCGAGGGCGAGGTCAAAGAGTCGCGCGTCGCGGAGGTGCGCTAG